The following coding sequences are from one Eleginops maclovinus isolate JMC-PN-2008 ecotype Puerto Natales chromosome 13, JC_Emac_rtc_rv5, whole genome shotgun sequence window:
- the LOC134874915 gene encoding zinc finger protein 271-like, with the protein MAMLKMEQVVVGSDKRSTSAENKSEPVVAPLQSYQHESLQCFQCFITFTNSKAKERHMRKSHRDQYKQHLQQTDTVFTCYKCDKSFPFSEELSQHQATHSTEEKPFLCAYCQNNFFTFTELNKHRRHDCIERRCPCRDCGALFPSPSRLRNHRLAVHPQNPIVADDIHTFQCCKCSSGFLTEEELLEHQERFANDINCDVKPQSKKRGRKPKNATQVELVESKKIKQEEEAGECEEDNDSSTEGSPCAELQPELKIPCSEANCDLIFPSVAALRAHKRELHGPPPCNAHTCRACEESFARPEQLKAHMARDHHSGYTCPTCGKSFARESTLKAHQNTHTEGEEAEEKR; encoded by the exons ATGGCAATGTTGAAGATGGAGCAAGTCGTTGTTGGGAGTGACAAGAGATCCACCTCAGCGGAGAACAAGTCTGAGCCCGTGGTCGCCCCTCTGCAGTCCT ATCAGCATGAGAGTCTACAGTGTTTCCAGTGCTTCATAACCTTCACTAATTCAAAAGCAAAGGAGAGACACATGAGGAAGAGTCACCGGGACCAGTACAAACAGCACCTGCAGCAG ACCGATACAGTCTTTACTTGCTATAAGTGTGACAAGAGCTTCCCCTTCTCTGAGGAGCTCAGTCAGCACCAGGCCACCCACAGTACCGAGGAGAAACCCTTCCTCTGTGCCTACTGCCAGAATAACTTCTTTACCTTCACAGAG CTGAACAAACACAGACGACATGACTGCATAGAACGACGGTGTCCCTGCCGAGACTGTGGTGCATTGTTCCCCAGCCCTTCCCGCCTTCGCAACCATCGCCTGGCAGTGCACCCACAGAACCCCATAGTGGCTGATGACATCCACACCTTTCAATGCTGCAAATGCAGTAGTGGTTTCTTGACAGAAGAAGAGCTCCTGGAGCATCAGGAGAGATTTGCCAATGATATAAACTGTGACGTTAAGCCACAAAGCAAAAAACGCGGTCGCAAACCTAAGAATGCCACTCAAGTAGAGTTGGTTGAAAGCAAGAAGATCAAACAAGAAGAGGAAGCAGGGGAATGCGAAGAAGACAATGATTCTTCGACAGAGGGTAGCCCCTGCGCTGAGCTGCAACCAGAGCTCAAGATTCCTTGTTCGGAGGCAAATTGTGACCTAATATTCCCTTCTGTTGCAGCCCTGCGGGCACACAAAAGGGAGTTACATGGGCCTCCCCCATGCAATGCTCACACATGCAGAGCATGTGAAGAGAGCTTCGCTCGGCCTGAGCAGCTAAAAGCACACATGGCCAGGGATCACCACTCGGGCTACACCTGCCCCACCTGTGGAAAGAGCTTTGCACGAGAAAGCACCCTTAAGGCCCACCAGAACACCCACACtgaaggagaggaggcagaagaaaaaagatAG
- the ndufv1 gene encoding NADH dehydrogenase [ubiquinone] flavoprotein 1, mitochondrial — MLTLSRAVVCGVARVPAAVTQGGVTAITRFNSTAQSAPKKTTFGPLADQDRIFTNLYGRHDWRLKGALKRGDWYKTKEILLKGVDWILNEVKVSGLRGRGGAGFPTGMKWSFMNKPSDGRPKYLVVNADEGEPGTCKDREIMRHDPHKLVEGCLVAGRAMGARAAYIYIRGEFYNESSNLQVAVNEAYAAGFIGKNACESGYDFDVFVIRGAGAYICGEETALIESIEGKQGKPRLKPPFPADVGVFGCPTTVANVETVSVAPTICRRGGSWFLGFGRERNSGTKLFNISGHVNTPCTVEEEMSIPLKELIERHAGGVRGGWDNLLAIIPGGSSTPLIPKDVCAEVLMDFDGLLQAQTGLGTAAIIVMDKSTDIIRAIARLIEFYKHESCGQCTPCREGVDWMNNMMWRFVSGNARPAEIDMIWELSKQIEGHTICALGDGAAWPVQGLIRHFRPVMESRIAEHQQQQQQQARA, encoded by the exons ATGCTGACCCTGTCTCGTGCAGTGGTTTGTGGGGTGGCACGCGTTCCAGCTGCTGTCACTCAAGGTGGAGTGACCGCTATCACTCGATTCAACAGCACGGCACAG AGTGCTcctaagaaaacaacatttggacCCCTGGCAGATCAGGACAGAATTTTTACTAACCTTTATGGCCGCCATGACTGGAG gctgAAGGGGGCATTGAAGCGTGGCGACTGGTACAAAACTAAGGAGATCCTTTTGAAGGGAGTCGACTGGATCCTCAATGAGGTCAAGGTTTCTGGACTGCGTGGAAGAGGTGGTGCTGGTTTCCCTACTGGCATGAAGTGGAGCTTCATGAATAAGCCCAGCGATGGAAG GCCAAAGTATCTGGTGGTGAACGCAGATGAGGGAGAACCTGGCACCTGTAAAGACAGGGAGATCATGCGTCATGACCCACACAAGCTGGTGGAGGGCTGCCTGGTGGCTGGGAGGGCCATGGGGGCGCGTGCTGCTTATATTTATATCAGAGGAGAGTTCTACAACGAGTCATCCAACCTGCAG GTGGCAGTCAATGAGGCCTATGCAGCTGGGTTCATTGGCAAGAACGCCTGTGAATCCGGTTATGACTTCGATGTGTTTGTGATACGTGGTGCTGGAGCGTACATCTGTGGAGAGGAGACCGCTCTCATTGAGTCAATTGAGGGGAAGCAGGGAAAGCCCCGCCTGAAGCCCCcgtttcctgctgatgttg GTGTGTTCGGTTGCCCAACAACTGTTGCCAATGTGGAGACTGTATCTGTGGCGCCCACCATCTGTCGTCGCGGCGGATCGTGGTTTCTGGGCTTtggcagagagagaaactcTGGCACAAAGCTCTTCAACATCTCTGGCCATGTTAACACCCCCTGCACTGTAGAGGAGGAGATGTCTATCCCCCTGAAAGAACTCATCGAGAGGCATGCAG GTGGCGTGCGTGGAGGTTGGGATAACCTGTTGGCTATTATCCCTGGTGGCTCCTCCACCCCCCTCATTCCCAAGGACGTATGTGCAGAGGTGCTGATGGACTTTGACGGCCTCCTCCAGGCTCAGACCGGCCTGGGCACCGCTGCAATCATTGTTATGGACAAATCT ACTGACATCATTAGAGCCATTGCCCGCCTGATTGAGTTCTACAAGCATGAGAGCTGCGGCCAGTGCACGCCCTGCAGAGAAG GAGTGGACTGGATGAATAACATGATGTGGCGTTTTGTGAGTGGTAATGCACGGCCAGCAGAGATTGACATGATTTGGGAGCTCAGTAAGCAGATTGAGGGACACACTATCTGTGCCCTGGGAGATGGTGCGGCTTGGCCAGTGCAG GGATTGATCAGGCACTTCAGGCCTGTGATGGAAAGCCGAATTGctgaacaccagcagcagcagcagcagcaggccagAGCTTAA